One Telluria mixta DNA window includes the following coding sequences:
- a CDS encoding F0F1 ATP synthase subunit B, translating to MNLNATLFVQFVVFFILVFVTMKFVWPPVMKALDERAERIANGLAAADRGKVELAAAEKRIAAELAATRDESAKRIADAEKRAAAIIEEAKQQASVEAARIVEGAKADAEQQVTRAREELRAQVAALAVAGAEQILKREVNAAAHADLLNRLSTEL from the coding sequence GTGAACTTGAACGCAACTTTATTTGTTCAGTTCGTGGTCTTCTTCATCCTGGTGTTCGTCACGATGAAATTCGTGTGGCCACCGGTGATGAAAGCGCTCGACGAGCGCGCCGAGAGGATCGCGAACGGTTTGGCCGCAGCAGACCGCGGGAAGGTGGAACTGGCCGCCGCCGAAAAGCGCATCGCCGCCGAACTGGCCGCGACGCGTGACGAAAGCGCCAAGCGCATCGCCGACGCCGAAAAGCGCGCCGCCGCGATCATCGAAGAAGCCAAGCAGCAGGCAAGTGTCGAAGCCGCACGCATCGTCGAAGGTGCCAAGGCCGACGCCGAACAGCAGGTTACCCGCGCGCGCGAAGAACTGCGTGCCCAGGTGGCTGCCCTGGCCGTCGCCGGTGCCGAGCAGATCCTGAAGCGCGAAGTCAATGCAGCGGCCCACGCCGACCTGCTGAACCGCCTGTCGACCGAGCTCTGA